A DNA window from Candidatus Omnitrophota bacterium contains the following coding sequences:
- a CDS encoding NifB/NifX family molybdenum-iron cluster-binding protein gives MRICIPTESKEGLNAKVHGHFGSAPYFTIYDTEKDEAKTVDNTNAHHSHGTCHPLGVIGLSSIDAVVCQGMGMRAVQKLNEANIKAYKASAETVADIIKKFKGNELEEITAQNACAQHGCH, from the coding sequence ATGAGGATATGTATACCGACGGAAAGCAAGGAAGGCTTGAACGCCAAAGTCCACGGGCATTTCGGCAGCGCACCGTATTTTACCATTTACGATACCGAGAAGGATGAAGCGAAGACCGTTGACAATACCAACGCCCATCATTCACATGGCACATGCCATCCTTTAGGCGTAATAGGGTTGTCATCTATCGATGCGGTTGTCTGCCAGGGCATGGGAATGAGGGCGGTGCAGAAATTAAACGAAGCCAATATAAAGGCCTATAAGGCATCGGCGGAAACCGTTGCAGATATTATCAAGAAATTCAAAGGCAACGAGCTCGAAGAGATAACCGCGCAGAACGCCTGCGCCCAGCACGGTTGCCATTAG
- a CDS encoding class I SAM-dependent methyltransferase: MDNLLKQSQDRLKFFKRHGYDIPKARRFILRKAGFANGSILEVGTGSGHMAIALARRGFSLVSIDVDRKAQKTAKSRLKALGIDKLVTLKIMNAERLKFKDMAFDNVISVNFLHHAKAPVKCLKEMARVVKNKLVITDFNRKGERIAEKIHGMEGHTHPRSKLSLGAIVALLKRSGMAVIKHNDSCQYVLIATKGEVK; the protein is encoded by the coding sequence ATGGATAATCTATTAAAACAGAGCCAGGATAGGCTGAAGTTTTTTAAGAGGCACGGTTACGATATCCCTAAAGCAAGGAGGTTCATTTTAAGAAAAGCCGGATTTGCCAATGGCAGCATTTTAGAGGTCGGCACGGGAAGCGGCCATATGGCTATTGCCTTGGCGAGAAGGGGCTTTAGCCTGGTCTCGATAGACGTAGACAGGAAAGCCCAGAAAACCGCTAAGTCAAGACTCAAGGCGCTCGGGATTGATAAGCTGGTAACCCTTAAGATCATGAACGCGGAGCGGTTAAAATTTAAAGATATGGCATTTGACAATGTAATCTCCGTGAACTTTCTTCATCACGCGAAAGCTCCAGTAAAATGCCTTAAGGAGATGGCCAGGGTGGTCAAAAATAAGCTGGTGATCACGGATTTCAACAGGAAAGGCGAACGGATAGCGGAAAAGATACACGGGATGGAAGGCCATACGCATCCGCGTTCAAAATTGTCTTTGGGCGCAATAGTGGCATTGTTAAAGAGGTCCGGGATGGCCGTAATAAAACACAACGACAGCTGTCAGTATGTCCTGATAGCGACAAAAGGAGAAGTAAAATGA
- a CDS encoding DUF134 domain-containing protein → MPRPCRCRRIRCSPDTNYFKPRGIPLDMLEEVNLALDELESVRLADLEGLYQEDAAKKMDISRQTFGNIVNSAHKKIADALLNGKALKIEGGSVKKVG, encoded by the coding sequence ATGCCTAGGCCATGTAGATGCAGAAGAATAAGATGCAGCCCGGATACGAATTACTTCAAACCCCGCGGCATCCCTTTGGATATGCTTGAAGAGGTGAATCTTGCTCTGGATGAATTAGAGTCGGTCAGGCTCGCGGATTTAGAGGGACTATATCAGGAGGACGCCGCGAAAAAGATGGACATCTCGCGCCAAACTTTCGGCAATATCGTTAATTCAGCGCATAAAAAGATTGCGGATGCCCTTTTGAACGGCAAGGCGCTAAAGATTGAAGGCGGCTCCGTAAAGAAGGTTGGTTAA